One genomic segment of Pseudomonas sp. RU47 includes these proteins:
- a CDS encoding lipocalin family protein produces MKRLLLILFAGLVLAGCASSGVDPLAPKTVNSVNLKRYQGTWYELARLPMYFQRNCAQSEAHYTLKPDGNVAVLNRCLTPDWQWEEAKGTAYPQVPGKTDKLWVEFDTWFSRLIPGVAKGEYWVLYVSDDYKTAIVGDPSRKYMWLLSRTPTVNGVVREELLSKARQQGYDTTRLIWRASDRQMAKTSN; encoded by the coding sequence ATGAAGCGGTTATTGCTGATCCTTTTTGCCGGCCTGGTACTGGCCGGCTGCGCCAGTTCCGGCGTCGACCCGTTGGCGCCGAAAACCGTCAACAGCGTCAATCTCAAGCGTTATCAGGGCACCTGGTATGAACTGGCGCGCTTGCCGATGTACTTCCAGCGCAATTGCGCGCAATCCGAAGCCCATTACACCCTCAAGCCTGACGGTAATGTCGCGGTGCTCAATCGCTGCCTGACCCCGGACTGGCAATGGGAAGAAGCCAAGGGCACGGCTTATCCACAGGTGCCGGGCAAGACCGACAAGCTCTGGGTCGAATTCGATACCTGGTTCTCGCGTCTGATTCCGGGTGTGGCGAAAGGTGAATACTGGGTGTTGTACGTCAGCGATGACTACAAGACCGCCATCGTCGGCGACCCGAGTCGCAAGTACATGTGGTTGCTGTCGCGCACGCCGACCGTCAACGGTGTGGTGCGTGAAGAGCTGCTGAGCAAGGCGCGTCAGCAGGGCTATGACACCACGCGCTTGATCTGGCGCGCGTCGGATCGGCAGATGGCCAAGACCTCGAATTAA
- a CDS encoding formimidoylglutamate deiminase: MSAFFAERALLPNGWANNVRLEVSADGLLTQIQADSTADDAERLSGPLLPGMPNLHSHAFQRAMAGLAEVAGNPNDSFWTWRDLMYRLVGKISPDQLGVIARQLYIEMLKAGYTSVAEFHYVHHDSNGQPYADPAELALRISQAASESGIGLTLLPVLYSHSGFGGQTPNDGQRRFINSTENYLNLQSRLQPLLAQQKAQSLGLCFHSLRAVTPQQISEVLAASDKQCPVHIHIAEQQKEVDDCLSWSGRRPLQWLYENTEVDQRWCLVHATHANPEEVTLMAKSRAIVGLCLTTEANLGDGIFPAVDFLAQGGRMGIGSDSHVSLSVVEELRWLEYGQRLRDQRRNRLYGADQPMVGRTLYAAALDGGAQAMGQPVGALEVGKRADWIVLDGNDPYLATASGDGILNRWLFAGGDRQVRDVLVNGQWVVRDGRHAGEEDSARAFTQVLRDLLG; encoded by the coding sequence ATGTCCGCCTTCTTTGCCGAACGCGCGCTGCTGCCTAACGGATGGGCCAACAATGTACGTCTTGAAGTCAGCGCCGATGGCCTGCTGACCCAGATTCAGGCCGATTCCACCGCAGATGACGCCGAACGGCTGAGCGGCCCGCTGTTGCCGGGCATGCCTAATTTGCACTCCCACGCCTTCCAGCGAGCGATGGCGGGTCTGGCCGAAGTGGCCGGCAACCCGAACGACAGTTTCTGGACGTGGCGCGATCTGATGTATCGGCTCGTCGGAAAAATCAGCCCGGATCAGCTCGGCGTCATTGCCCGTCAGCTGTACATCGAAATGCTCAAGGCCGGTTACACATCGGTGGCCGAATTTCATTACGTGCATCACGACAGCAATGGTCAGCCGTATGCCGATCCGGCTGAGCTGGCGTTGCGCATCAGTCAGGCGGCGAGTGAAAGCGGCATCGGTCTGACCCTGTTGCCGGTGCTCTACAGCCACTCCGGTTTTGGCGGCCAGACGCCGAATGACGGCCAGCGCCGCTTCATCAACAGCACCGAAAATTACCTGAATCTGCAATCGCGTTTGCAGCCGTTACTGGCGCAGCAAAAGGCGCAGTCGCTGGGTCTGTGCTTCCACTCGTTGCGCGCGGTGACCCCGCAGCAGATCAGCGAAGTCTTGGCGGCCAGCGACAAGCAATGCCCTGTGCATATTCACATCGCCGAACAACAGAAAGAAGTCGACGACTGCCTGAGCTGGAGCGGTCGGCGTCCGCTGCAATGGCTGTACGAAAACACCGAAGTCGATCAGCGCTGGTGCCTGGTGCACGCGACCCACGCCAATCCGGAAGAAGTCACGCTGATGGCCAAGAGTCGCGCCATTGTCGGCCTGTGCCTGACCACCGAAGCGAACCTGGGTGACGGGATTTTCCCGGCAGTAGATTTCCTCGCTCAGGGCGGGCGCATGGGCATCGGTTCCGACAGCCATGTGTCGCTGAGCGTGGTGGAGGAATTGCGTTGGCTGGAATACGGCCAGCGTCTGCGTGATCAGCGCCGTAATCGTTTGTATGGCGCGGATCAGCCGATGGTTGGGCGCACGCTGTATGCCGCGGCGCTGGACGGTGGTGCGCAGGCGATGGGTCAGCCGGTTGGTGCGCTGGAAGTTGGCAAGCGGGCGGACTGGATTGTGCTCGATGGCAATGATCCGTATTTGGCGACCGCCAGCGGTGACGGGATTTTGAATCGCTGGTTGTTTGCCGGAGGGGATCGGCAGGTCCGCGATGTGTTGGTCAATGGCCAGTGGGTAGTGCGCGATGGCCGGCATGCAGGGGAAGAGGACAGTGCGCGTGCCTTCACCCAGGTTCTGCGCGACCTCCTCGGCTGA
- a CDS encoding DUF924 family protein: MTAPWQPLLDWWFGHAESPDEISADKGKLWFGKRDSQDLEARERFGVFVDQALAGELTEWTQRPEGWLAVVLLLDQLPRMIFRDTPKAFSGDLRAQKLVAQGIAADFDRQLKPIQRVFIYLVFEHCENLAVQNEAVSRFIELVAEQPEGERAVFADNLDYAERHQKVIARFGRFPHRNAVLGRESTAEELVFLDQPGSRF; the protein is encoded by the coding sequence ATGACCGCGCCCTGGCAGCCGTTGCTCGATTGGTGGTTCGGACACGCCGAATCCCCGGACGAGATCTCGGCTGACAAGGGCAAGTTGTGGTTTGGCAAGCGAGACAGCCAAGACCTCGAAGCGCGTGAGCGTTTCGGGGTCTTTGTCGATCAGGCCCTGGCTGGCGAATTGACCGAGTGGACGCAACGTCCCGAAGGTTGGCTGGCGGTGGTGCTACTGCTCGATCAACTGCCGCGAATGATCTTTCGTGATACTCCCAAAGCGTTCTCCGGTGATCTGCGCGCGCAGAAACTCGTCGCGCAAGGTATTGCCGCGGATTTCGATCGGCAGTTGAAGCCGATTCAGCGTGTATTCATTTATCTGGTGTTCGAACACTGCGAAAACCTCGCGGTGCAGAATGAGGCAGTTTCCCGGTTTATCGAGCTGGTGGCTGAACAGCCGGAAGGTGAGCGCGCGGTGTTTGCCGATAATCTGGATTATGCTGAACGGCATCAGAAAGTGATTGCGCGGTTTGGACGGTTTCCGCATCGCAATGCGGTGTTGGGGCGGGAGTCTACGGCGGAGGAGTTGGTGTTTCTCGATCAGCCTGGATCACGGTTCTAA
- a CDS encoding type II toxin-antitoxin system Phd/YefM family antitoxin — protein MKLSSQIKPISYLKSHTAEIVKSITESREPLVITQNGEAKLVVMDVKSFEEQEGTMALLKLLAMGNREIEEGKFSDAEDVFADLDKADHQ, from the coding sequence ATGAAGCTTTCATCGCAAATCAAACCCATCAGTTACCTGAAAAGTCACACAGCCGAAATCGTCAAATCAATCACAGAAAGCCGCGAGCCGCTGGTAATCACTCAAAACGGTGAAGCCAAGCTAGTGGTGATGGATGTGAAAAGCTTTGAAGAGCAAGAAGGCACGATGGCCTTGTTGAAACTGTTGGCGATGGGTAATCGGGAGATTGAGGAAGGCAAGTTCAGTGATGCTGAAGATGTCTTTGCCGATTTGGACAAGGCCGATCATCAATGA
- a CDS encoding type II toxin-antitoxin system RelE/ParE family toxin, translating into MSLKVVILQSAQADLKELRSYLVRQFSFQIWQSTYADLKTAILGLADLPYSGSIPEEIEKLNLGQYRQIVLGRNRIIYEVREKTVFIHIIVDTRKSLPALLMKRLLRGNP; encoded by the coding sequence ATGAGTTTAAAGGTCGTTATTCTCCAGTCCGCACAAGCAGATCTCAAAGAACTTCGCTCCTACCTCGTCAGACAGTTCTCATTTCAAATTTGGCAAAGCACTTATGCCGACCTCAAGACTGCGATTCTCGGCCTCGCAGATCTGCCTTATTCAGGATCAATCCCCGAAGAAATCGAGAAGCTCAATCTCGGCCAATACCGCCAGATTGTTTTGGGAAGGAACCGGATTATTTATGAGGTGCGAGAAAAAACGGTTTTCATCCATATCATTGTCGATACGCGAAAAAGCCTACCGGCACTGTTGATGAAACGGCTTCTACGAGGCAATCCTTGA
- a CDS encoding DUF3999 domain-containing protein, which yields MSRMLNLGWLALGVVMAAGAQEKPADFATQVPLSVSGNGPWYRLELPLSVQLQARQTDLSDLRVFNAAGEPQAYALARESAQTRDDGQLHEVKWFPLYNAADASERAPNVRVQATTNGTLVEVQPSSQLEAGEEILRGWLLDASAIKAPLQQLILDWTSERDGFQRFSIEASDDLQHWQPWGEGQVARLTFSDERIEQHEVTLPGQSARYVRLLWESPNSAPILTAAQLKSSDPRNVPLPLVWSQAVAGSSTKAGEYTWQLPMGLNVERVQVEIKQPNSLAPVTLSGRRESSLPWQELSSGLLYRLTQNGQDVVQNELQLYGQTVQQLKLTVDERGGGLGEQAPSVKYAVRATQVIFLARGEGPYSLALGNPTVKTANLPLATLIPDFKPEKLATLGKASVQGAVVATQTSTATTAAVAETNWKKIGLWAVLLLSVVFLGAMAFSLLRKPPAKS from the coding sequence TTGAGTCGCATGCTGAATCTGGGTTGGTTGGCGTTGGGCGTGGTGATGGCGGCCGGCGCCCAGGAAAAACCGGCGGACTTCGCCACGCAGGTGCCGTTGTCGGTCAGTGGCAACGGCCCGTGGTACCGCCTCGAATTGCCGTTGAGCGTGCAATTGCAGGCACGCCAGACCGATCTCAGTGATCTGCGTGTGTTCAATGCCGCCGGCGAACCGCAGGCTTACGCCTTGGCGCGCGAGTCGGCGCAAACCCGCGACGACGGTCAGTTACATGAGGTGAAATGGTTCCCGCTGTACAACGCCGCTGACGCCAGTGAACGCGCGCCGAATGTGCGTGTGCAAGCGACCACCAACGGCACATTGGTCGAGGTGCAGCCGTCCAGTCAGTTGGAGGCTGGAGAAGAGATTCTGCGCGGCTGGCTGTTGGATGCGAGTGCGATCAAGGCGCCGTTGCAGCAGTTGATCCTCGACTGGACCAGCGAGCGCGACGGTTTTCAGCGCTTCAGCATTGAGGCCAGTGACGACCTGCAACATTGGCAGCCATGGGGCGAAGGGCAGGTGGCACGGCTGACCTTTTCCGATGAGCGCATTGAGCAGCATGAAGTGACATTGCCGGGGCAATCGGCGCGTTATGTGCGGCTGTTGTGGGAGTCGCCGAATTCGGCGCCGATCCTGACGGCGGCACAACTGAAAAGCAGTGATCCGCGCAATGTGCCGCTGCCGTTGGTCTGGTCGCAGGCAGTGGCCGGCAGCAGCACCAAGGCCGGGGAATACACCTGGCAGTTGCCGATGGGGCTGAATGTCGAGCGGGTGCAGGTCGAAATCAAACAACCGAACAGTCTGGCGCCGGTGACATTGTCGGGCCGACGTGAAAGCAGCTTGCCGTGGCAGGAACTGAGCAGCGGTCTGCTCTATCGCCTGACCCAGAATGGTCAGGACGTGGTGCAGAACGAATTGCAGCTCTACGGGCAGACCGTGCAACAGTTGAAGCTGACGGTAGATGAGCGTGGCGGTGGTCTGGGCGAGCAGGCGCCAAGCGTGAAGTACGCGGTGCGAGCCACGCAGGTGATTTTCCTTGCACGGGGGGAGGGGCCGTACAGTTTGGCGTTGGGTAATCCGACGGTGAAAACGGCGAACTTGCCATTGGCGACGCTTATTCCCGATTTCAAACCGGAGAAGCTGGCTACGTTGGGTAAGGCGTCGGTGCAGGGTGCCGTGGTGGCTACGCAGACTTCGACGGCGACCACAGCGGCGGTGGCGGAGACCAACTGGAAGAAGATCGGCTTGTGGGCGGTGTTGTTGCTCAGCGTGGTTTTTCTCGGGGCGATGGCGTTTAGCTTGTTGCGCAAGCCTCCCGCTAAATCCTGA
- a CDS encoding class 1 fructose-bisphosphatase yields the protein MSRVTLSRYLIEQTRSNNTPADLRFLIEVVARACKEISHAVSKGALGGVLGSMGTENVQGEVQKKLDVISNEILLEANEWGGHLAGMASEEMDNAYQIPGKYPKGAYLLVFDPLDGSSNIDINAPVGTIFSVLRCPNEYLSQNEPLNEKAFLQPGTQQVAAGYAIYGPQTMLVLTLGDGVKGFTLDREMGSFVLTHEDITIPESTQEFAINMSNQRHWEAPVQRYVGELLAGEEGPLKKNYNMRWVAAMVADVHRILTRGGLFMYPRDSREPSKPGKLRLMYEANPMSFLVEQAGGASTDGHQRILDIQPEGLHQRVAVFLGSKEEVARATAYHKE from the coding sequence ATGTCCCGCGTTACCCTGAGTCGCTATTTGATTGAGCAGACCCGCAGCAATAACACTCCTGCCGATCTGCGTTTCCTGATCGAAGTGGTCGCGCGTGCTTGCAAAGAAATCAGCCACGCCGTGTCCAAAGGCGCCCTGGGTGGTGTTTTGGGCAGCATGGGCACTGAAAACGTCCAAGGCGAAGTGCAGAAGAAACTCGACGTGATCTCCAACGAGATCCTGCTCGAAGCCAACGAATGGGGCGGTCACCTGGCCGGCATGGCGTCCGAAGAAATGGACAATGCCTACCAGATCCCGGGCAAATACCCGAAAGGCGCGTACCTGCTGGTATTCGACCCACTGGACGGCTCGTCGAACATCGACATCAACGCCCCGGTCGGCACCATCTTCTCGGTACTGCGTTGCCCGAACGAATACCTGAGCCAGAACGAGCCGCTGAACGAGAAAGCGTTCCTGCAGCCAGGCACTCAGCAAGTTGCCGCCGGTTACGCAATCTACGGCCCGCAAACCATGCTGGTACTGACCCTGGGCGACGGCGTCAAAGGCTTCACCCTCGACCGTGAAATGGGCAGCTTCGTGCTGACCCACGAAGACATCACCATTCCTGAGTCGACCCAGGAATTCGCCATCAACATGTCCAACCAGCGTCACTGGGAAGCCCCGGTACAACGCTACGTGGGCGAGCTGCTGGCCGGTGAAGAAGGTCCGCTGAAAAAGAACTACAACATGCGTTGGGTCGCGGCGATGGTTGCCGACGTACACCGCATCCTGACCCGTGGCGGTCTGTTCATGTACCCGCGCGACAGCCGTGAGCCATCCAAGCCAGGCAAACTGCGTCTGATGTACGAAGCCAACCCGATGTCGTTCCTGGTGGAACAAGCAGGCGGCGCGTCGACCGACGGTCACCAGCGCATCCTCGACATTCAGCCAGAAGGCCTGCACCAGCGTGTAGCGGTGTTCCTCGGCTCGAAAGAAGAAGTCGCACGCGCTACGGCCTACCACAAGGAATAA
- a CDS encoding methyl-accepting chemotaxis protein, with the protein MYNSDQQASRTNSVAAAINQLGAAAQEIAQNAALASQHSSDARSLAVDGQQVVDKTIQAMQQLSAKISDSCGNIETLNSNTVNIGQILEVITSISQQTNLLALNAAIEAARAGEAGRGFAVVADEVRNLAHRTQDSAQQVQKMIEELQVGARQAVSIMTESQRESESSVGIANQAGERLGSVTQRIGEIDGMNQSVATATEEQTAVVESINVDINEINTLNQEGVENLQATLRACSDLEQQAARLKQLVGSFRI; encoded by the coding sequence ATGTACAACTCCGACCAGCAAGCCTCGCGCACCAACAGCGTCGCTGCCGCGATCAACCAGCTCGGCGCCGCCGCGCAGGAAATCGCCCAGAACGCCGCCCTCGCCTCGCAGCATTCCAGCGACGCGCGCAGCCTTGCGGTCGACGGTCAGCAGGTTGTGGATAAAACCATCCAGGCCATGCAGCAGCTGTCGGCGAAGATCAGCGACTCCTGCGGCAACATCGAAACCCTGAACAGCAACACGGTGAACATCGGCCAGATTCTCGAAGTGATCACCAGCATTTCCCAGCAGACCAACCTGCTCGCGCTCAACGCTGCGATCGAAGCGGCACGAGCCGGTGAAGCCGGTCGTGGTTTCGCCGTGGTCGCCGATGAAGTGCGTAACCTCGCGCACCGCACCCAGGATTCGGCGCAGCAAGTGCAGAAGATGATCGAAGAGCTGCAAGTCGGCGCGCGCCAGGCGGTCAGCATCATGACCGAGAGCCAGCGCGAGAGCGAAAGCAGCGTCGGCATCGCCAACCAGGCCGGCGAGCGTCTGGGCAGCGTGACTCAGCGTATTGGCGAGATCGACGGGATGAACCAGTCGGTGGCCACCGCGACTGAAGAGCAGACGGCAGTGGTCGAGTCGATCAATGTCGATATCAACGAGATCAACACGCTGAATCAGGAAGGTGTGGAGAACTTGCAGGCGACGTTGCGCGCGTGCTCGGATCTGGAGCAGCAGGCGGCGCGGTTGAAGCAGTTGGTGGGTAGTTTCCGCATTTAA
- the hutC gene encoding histidine utilization repressor — MGDSPAPLYARVKQMITQQIDSGNWPPHYRVPSESELVNQLGFSRMTINRALREMTADGLLVRMQGVGTFVAEPKSQSALFEVHNIADEIASRGHRHTCQVITLEEEAAGSERALALDMREGQKVFHSLIVHYENDIPVQIEDRFVNALVAPEYLKQDFTLQTPYAYLNQVAPLTEGEHVVEAILAEPSECKLLQIEKGEPCLLIRRRTWSGRQPVTAARLIHPGSRHRLEGRFHK; from the coding sequence ATGGGCGACAGTCCGGCGCCCTTGTACGCCCGCGTCAAACAGATGATCACCCAGCAGATCGACAGCGGAAACTGGCCGCCGCACTACCGCGTGCCGTCCGAGAGCGAGCTGGTCAATCAACTCGGTTTCAGCCGCATGACCATCAACCGCGCGCTGCGCGAGATGACCGCTGATGGTCTGTTGGTGCGCATGCAAGGCGTCGGCACTTTCGTCGCCGAACCGAAGAGTCAGTCCGCGTTGTTCGAAGTGCACAACATCGCCGACGAGATCGCCTCCCGTGGCCATCGCCACACCTGCCAGGTCATCACCCTCGAAGAGGAGGCCGCCGGTTCCGAGCGCGCACTGGCGCTGGATATGCGCGAAGGGCAGAAGGTGTTCCACTCGCTGATCGTGCATTACGAAAACGATATTCCGGTGCAAATCGAAGACCGCTTCGTCAACGCGCTGGTCGCCCCGGAATACCTCAAGCAGGATTTCACCCTGCAAACGCCTTACGCCTATCTCAATCAGGTCGCGCCGCTGACCGAAGGCGAGCACGTGGTTGAAGCGATCCTCGCTGAGCCGTCCGAATGCAAGTTGCTGCAGATTGAAAAGGGCGAGCCGTGCCTGCTGATTCGTCGCCGCACGTGGTCGGGGCGTCAGCCGGTGACCGCAGCACGATTGATTCACCCGGGTTCCCGTCACCGTCTGGAAGGACGGTTTCATAAATAG
- a CDS encoding DUF2339 domain-containing protein has translation MQWMFMLIGLVLGWLLDESFSDALLGALLGLVIGQTIRIARLGSQAMEQQRQLEQAKVALQGVEQRLFLLEGAPVRAASPASTPPVTEPVVEPVKAAAEAPAPELVWELPPELEPISAVASETSQPLPADVWRLDAVTPEPQAPAEPRGPNLIERGISAARNWLFGGNTVLRVGVVLLFFGLAFLLRYATEGMVVPIEVRYAGVAAAALGLLALGWWLRRRNSNYALMLQGTGIAVLYLTVFAAMRLHPLLDPSAALGLLVAVTVFSAILAITQDSLALAAVAALGGFAAPILTSTGAGNHVALFSYFALLNAGILAIAWFKAWRLLNLIGFVGTFGIGFAWGLRSYAPELLWSTEPFLILFFLMYLAIGLLFARRKLLDMSDAPADSDRDALLHWSARKGDYVDGTMLFGPPIIGFGLQFALVQHLEFAAAFSALALGMIYMALAKVLMGGRAVLLGETCLALGVIFASLAIPLGLDARWTSAAWAVEGAGIFWLGLRQHRPFARAFALLLQLGSALAFLSQLRVGESSLLDGAPLGALMLGFALLFSFYQLRKASPQQASPWERQGLPVLACLGLTFLYLLAPLFFFVQATAISWALAGLVTLFVGLRIQSRTFLFTAFAVQLLGGALFLLRLQGAGEDSAAVFSAGWSGLLSASLIGLALIAGMLLAARDEMVRGDVRLLRGLSVVLLAGLVLINLAVLFVLPWQTASAVWAASGLLIIWLSLYLKQLVSFVFGLLLQVIGGAAFLLAGPELLGPLSSEGLKPLAHGGFWTPLVLGLAAMIGAWRLQLGNHASAFDALSLQRLSEVLLVWGAGWWALAWVSEVLRFAAPNLQGTLLLLVAAVSVGLWTVLSLRLKWPALGLLCTLLIPAAALVLFGAWHSRYHPAADFGWLAWAAIFAVHFFSLRRLAPMLPARALSTAHVLGCWLLIGVLALELRYGLLLLSEQYNAWRWLGWAILPSVYLLLAAAPRRWPWPVAAFAREYRLYAAAPLAVLMLAWFWLANGVSDGNAEPLPYVPLLNPLELGLLFALFGVYVWSRSAISQLSIRQDYADNATQLIAGISLFAFCTALVTRAAHHWAGIPFELDTLLASMLVQAGLSIVWTLMALGLMIGGHLRHRREVWLIGAALIALVVAKLIFVELSNRGGLARIVSFIGVGVLLLVVGYFAPLPPKRVDADPAADKPVPDTEGVSS, from the coding sequence ATGCAATGGATGTTCATGTTGATCGGGCTGGTGCTCGGCTGGCTGCTCGACGAGTCGTTCAGTGATGCGCTGTTGGGCGCGCTGCTGGGGCTGGTGATCGGGCAGACGATCCGCATCGCGCGGCTTGGCTCGCAGGCGATGGAGCAGCAACGTCAACTTGAGCAGGCGAAGGTCGCTTTGCAGGGCGTCGAACAGCGCCTGTTTCTGCTCGAAGGGGCACCGGTTCGTGCCGCGTCGCCAGCGAGTACGCCGCCGGTTACCGAGCCCGTCGTAGAACCGGTCAAAGCCGCCGCAGAAGCTCCTGCCCCCGAACTGGTCTGGGAACTGCCGCCCGAACTCGAACCGATTTCCGCCGTCGCCAGCGAAACCAGTCAACCGCTGCCCGCCGATGTCTGGCGTCTCGATGCCGTTACTCCTGAACCCCAAGCCCCCGCCGAACCCCGTGGCCCGAACCTCATCGAACGCGGAATCAGCGCCGCGCGCAATTGGTTGTTCGGCGGCAACACCGTGCTGCGGGTCGGCGTGGTGTTGCTGTTCTTCGGTCTGGCGTTTCTGCTGCGCTACGCCACCGAAGGCATGGTTGTGCCGATCGAGGTACGTTACGCCGGTGTCGCGGCAGCCGCGTTGGGCTTGCTCGCGCTGGGCTGGTGGCTACGCCGGCGCAACAGCAATTACGCGTTGATGCTGCAAGGCACCGGGATTGCGGTGCTGTACTTGACGGTGTTTGCGGCGATGCGTCTGCATCCGTTACTTGATCCGTCCGCTGCGCTTGGCCTGTTGGTCGCGGTCACGGTGTTTTCGGCGATTCTGGCGATCACCCAAGACTCGCTGGCGTTGGCTGCCGTCGCCGCATTGGGTGGATTCGCCGCACCGATCCTGACCTCGACCGGCGCCGGCAACCACGTCGCACTGTTCAGTTATTTCGCTTTGCTCAATGCCGGCATTCTCGCTATCGCCTGGTTCAAGGCCTGGCGCTTGCTCAACCTGATCGGCTTTGTCGGCACCTTCGGTATCGGCTTCGCCTGGGGCCTGCGTTCGTATGCGCCGGAGCTGTTGTGGAGCACCGAGCCGTTCCTGATTCTGTTCTTCCTGATGTACCTCGCTATCGGCCTGTTGTTTGCCCGGCGCAAATTGCTCGATATGTCTGACGCGCCGGCAGACAGCGACCGTGATGCCTTGCTGCACTGGTCGGCCCGCAAGGGCGATTATGTCGACGGGACGATGCTGTTCGGTCCGCCAATCATTGGTTTCGGTTTGCAGTTTGCGCTGGTGCAGCATCTGGAGTTTGCCGCGGCGTTCAGTGCGCTGGCGTTGGGCATGATCTACATGGCGCTGGCCAAGGTATTGATGGGCGGTCGTGCGGTGCTGCTGGGTGAAACCTGTCTGGCGCTCGGGGTGATTTTTGCCAGTCTGGCGATCCCGCTGGGGCTGGATGCGCGCTGGACCTCGGCGGCATGGGCGGTGGAAGGCGCGGGGATTTTCTGGCTCGGTCTGCGTCAGCATCGACCGTTCGCCCGGGCCTTTGCCTTGCTACTGCAACTGGGTTCCGCGTTAGCCTTCCTCAGTCAGTTGCGGGTTGGCGAAAGCAGTTTGCTCGACGGTGCTCCGCTGGGTGCGCTGATGCTGGGCTTCGCGTTGCTGTTCAGTTTCTACCAATTGCGCAAGGCTTCGCCGCAACAGGCCTCGCCCTGGGAGCGTCAAGGCTTGCCGGTGCTGGCGTGTCTGGGCCTGACCTTCCTTTATCTGCTGGCGCCGCTGTTCTTCTTCGTTCAGGCCACGGCGATCAGTTGGGCACTGGCCGGGTTGGTGACGTTGTTTGTCGGCCTGCGAATTCAGTCGCGCACGTTCCTGTTCACCGCGTTTGCCGTGCAGTTACTCGGTGGCGCACTGTTCTTGTTGCGCCTGCAAGGCGCGGGCGAAGACTCGGCGGCGGTGTTCAGCGCCGGTTGGAGTGGCTTGCTCAGCGCTTCGCTGATCGGTCTGGCGTTGATTGCCGGCATGCTGTTGGCGGCTCGCGATGAAATGGTGCGCGGCGACGTGCGTCTGCTGCGCGGTCTGTCGGTGGTGTTGTTGGCCGGTCTGGTGCTGATCAATCTCGCGGTGTTGTTTGTCCTGCCGTGGCAGACCGCGAGCGCGGTGTGGGCGGCCAGTGGCCTGCTGATCATCTGGCTGAGTCTGTACCTCAAGCAGCTTGTGAGTTTTGTTTTTGGTCTGCTATTGCAGGTGATTGGCGGCGCGGCGTTCTTGCTGGCCGGTCCGGAACTGCTCGGGCCGCTGTCCAGCGAAGGGCTGAAGCCTTTGGCCCATGGCGGATTCTGGACGCCGCTGGTGCTGGGCCTGGCGGCAATGATCGGTGCGTGGCGCCTGCAACTGGGCAATCACGCCTCGGCATTCGATGCGTTGAGTTTGCAGCGCTTGTCCGAAGTATTGCTGGTGTGGGGCGCGGGTTGGTGGGCGTTGGCGTGGGTCAGCGAGGTACTGCGTTTTGCTGCGCCGAATCTGCAAGGCACGTTGCTGCTCTTGGTTGCAGCCGTAAGCGTGGGGTTGTGGACTGTGTTGTCGCTACGTTTGAAATGGCCGGCGCTGGGCTTGCTCTGCACCTTGCTGATTCCGGCGGCGGCTCTTGTGCTGTTCGGCGCGTGGCATTCGCGTTATCACCCGGCAGCTGACTTTGGCTGGCTGGCATGGGCGGCGATATTCGCCGTGCATTTCTTCAGCTTGCGACGCTTGGCGCCGATGCTGCCGGCGCGCGCTTTGAGCACGGCACATGTGCTCGGCTGCTGGCTGCTGATCGGCGTGCTGGCGCTGGAATTGCGCTACGGCCTGCTGCTGTTGTCCGAGCAATACAACGCCTGGCGTTGGCTGGGTTGGGCGATTCTGCCAAGCGTTTACCTGCTGCTGGCAGCAGCACCGCGCAGATGGCCGTGGCCGGTCGCAGCGTTTGCCCGCGAGTACCGCTTGTATGCGGCTGCGCCGCTGGCGGTATTGATGCTGGCGTGGTTCTGGCTGGCCAATGGCGTCAGCGATGGTAATGCCGAGCCACTTCCTTACGTACCGCTGCTCAATCCATTAGAGCTGGGTTTGTTGTTCGCCTTGTTCGGCGTCTATGTCTGGTCGCGCAGTGCGATTTCGCAGTTGTCGATTCGGCAGGACTACGCCGATAACGCCACGCAATTGATTGCCGGGATTTCGCTGTTCGCCTTCTGCACCGCGCTGGTCACCCGCGCCGCGCACCATTGGGCCGGGATCCCGTTCGAGCTGGATACGCTGCTCGCCTCAATGCTGGTGCAGGCTGGCTTGTCGATCGTCTGGACGCTGATGGCGCTCGGGCTGATGATCGGCGGCCATCTGCGTCATCGCCGCGAAGTGTGGCTGATCGGCGCAGCATTGATTGCGCTGGTCGTGGCCAAACTGATTTTTGTCGAACTGAGCAACCGTGGCGGTCTCGCCCGGATCGTCTCGTTTATCGGCGTCGGAGTGTTGTTGCTGGTGGTCGGTTATTTCGCGCCGCTGCCGCCCAAACGCGTCGATGCTGACCCGGCGGCGGACAAACCGGTCCCGGACACCGAAGGAGTTTCATCTTGA